The Acholeplasma laidlawii PG-8A DNA window AACCATAGAAAGTACTCATATCTAGTCCACCTTCACCCATGCCAAAAATTTCTAGAAACTCCGGTGGATACATACTTAAAAATTCTTCTATATTAGAAAAGGCATCTTCAAATGCAGGAAATAACATAAGCATTAATGCTGCAGTACCTGCAACAATTACTGACCATAAGATTAAACTTTTAAAGTTTCTTTTAAATTCTGTCATAATGAGTTTGTTCAAGATATGTCCTCCTTCTCATAAAAGTGCATAAATATTTCTTCTAAAGTTGGTTCAGTAATGCTCAAATCTTCTATGTTTATCGCACTTAATTGTTTAAGTAGTTCATCTATAGAACCATTAAAAATAAATGATATATTACCGTTTTGATGTTCTACTTGAATCATTTGTTCCGTTATCTTAAGTGTATCTTTAGTTTTAATTTTTACTCTTTTTGACTTGGATTTAAGTATATCTTCTATTGTTTCGACGCGAACTAGTTTACCTTCTCTAATAATCCCTACTCTGTCACAAATACGTTCTACTTCACTTAAGTTATGGGATGAGAAGAAAATGGTTGTACCCTTTTTCTTTTCAGCATCTAGAATTTGAAAAAACTTATTTTGAATTAGTGGATCGAGTCCGGATGTAGGTTCATCTAGAATAAGTATCTTAGGCTTCGTTACAAGTGCTGTTACAATAGCAACTTTCTTTTTATTACCAAAAGATAAGTCCTCAATTTTTCTGTCAACATCTAGGCTAAGCATTTCAACTAGATGGTCCATATAACCCTCATCTACTTCCCCATTAAAGCTTGATGCGTATTTAATAAACTTTTTGACTGTCATATCACCGTAAAAGTTTACTTCACTTGGAATGTAACCTACTTGTTTTCTAATAGCTATCGTATCTTTTACAATATCTAACCCATCTACTTGTGCAGAACC harbors:
- a CDS encoding ABC transporter ATP-binding protein, with amino-acid sequence MIKLEQLTKYYNKKSRGIIDVSLEVHPGEIFGFIGPNGAGKSTTVRTLLNLIYPTSGSAQVDGLDIVKDTIAIRKQVGYIPSEVNFYGDMTVKKFIKYASSFNGEVDEGYMDHLVEMLSLDVDRKIEDLSFGNKKKVAIVTALVTKPKILILDEPTSGLDPLIQNKFFQILDAEKKKGTTIFFSSHNLSEVERICDRVGIIREGKLVRVETIEDILKSKSKRVKIKTKDTLKITEQMIQVEHQNGNISFIFNGSIDELLKQLSAINIEDLSITEPTLEEIFMHFYEKEDIS